A stretch of Coccidioides posadasii str. Silveira chromosome 2, complete sequence DNA encodes these proteins:
- a CDS encoding uncharacterized protein (EggNog:ENOG410PFZM~COG:Q~BUSCO:13844at33183) — MDNTRQSRITAWERGGYSTPRAVTQRLVPNEAATCRLSPGDAQPDGSSSLSQSFSEVESRSNRRKNFWAKLRRPKSQDARVQEQVFAVPNNAAPPRRASAGEKLVWNAEQKLWMFGKNTGSSGGSNCGRHRGSSTEHAEEDLLFAQLPGHYALSSIYNCANYDQALPAYDPVRHVDDVGRRTSPDGQWMLVAATMIGQSASS, encoded by the coding sequence ATGGACAATACTCGGCAATCTCGCATCACGGCGTGGGAAAGAGGAGGATATAGCACCCCACGTGCCGTTACTCAGCGTCTGGTCCCGAATGAAGCTGCCACTTGCAGGCTTTCCCCTGGCGATGCCCAACCCGACGGTAGCTCGAGTCTAAGTCAAAGCTTTAGCGAGGTCGAATCTCGCTCCAACCGTCGAAAGAACTTCTGGGCCAAGTTGAGGAGACCTAAAAGCCAAGACGCCCGCGTGCAAGAACAAGTTTTTGCAGTTCCAAACAATGCAGCTCCGCCTCGCCGCGCATCGGCCGGAGAGAAACTCGTCTGGAACGCAGAGCAGAAGCTTTGGATGTTTGGAAAAAACACCGGTTCATCTGGTGGGTCAAATTGCGGTAGGCATCGCGGTTCATCGACCGAGCATGCAGAGGAGGATCTGCTATTTGCACAGCTACCCGGACATTACGCGCTTAGCAGCATTTATAACTGCGCCAATTACGATCAAGCACTTCCGGCATACGATCCCGTCAGGCATGTTGATGATGTTGGCCGGAGGACTAGCCCGGATGGACAGTGGATGCTGGTTGCCGCCACCATGATAGGACAGTCCGCTTCGAGTTGA